One region of Myripristis murdjan unplaced genomic scaffold, fMyrMur1.1, whole genome shotgun sequence genomic DNA includes:
- the LOC115356769 gene encoding chymotrypsin A-like, with the protein MAALWILSCLAFVAAAHGCGSPAIPPVITGYSRIVNGEEAVPHSWPWQVSLQDYTGFHFCGGSLINENWVVTAAHCNVKTSHRVILGEHDRSSNAEDIQVMRVGKVFKHPRYNGFTINNDILLIRLASPAQLGLRVSPVCVAESGDNFPGGMKCVTTGWGLTRHNAPDTPALLQQAALPLLTNEQCRRYWGNKISDLMICAGASGASSCMGDSGGPLVCQKAGAWTLVGIVSWGSGTCTPSMPGVYARVTELRAWMDQTIASN; encoded by the exons ATGGCCGCCCTGTGGATCCTGTCCTGCCTCGCATTTGTCGCCGCCGCGCACG gctgcgGCAGCCCAGCCATCCCTCCAGTCATCACTGGCTACTCCCGCATCGTGAACGGTGAGGAGGCCGTGCCTCACTCCTGGCCTTGGCAGGTGTCCCTgcag GATTACACTGGTTTCCACTTCTGTGGCGGCTCTCTGATCAATGAGAACTGGGTTGTGACGGCTGCTCACTGCAACgtcaa GACGTCCCACCGTGTGATCCTGGGAGAGCATGACCGCTCCTCCAACGCCGAGGACATCCAGGTCATGAGGGTCGGCAAG GTGTTCAAGCACCCCCGCTACAACGGCTTCACCATCAACAACGACATCCTGCTCATCAGGCTGGCCAGCCCCGCCCAGCTGGGCCTCAGGGTCTCCCCCGTGTGCGTCGCCGAGAGCGGAGACAACTTCCCCGGAGGCATGAAGTGTGTGACCACCGGCTGGGGCCTGACCCGCCACAacg ctcCCGACACCCCCGCCCTCCTGCAGCAGGCTGCTCTCCCCCTGCTCACTAACGAGCAGTGCCGTCGTTACTGGGGCAACAAGATCAGCGACCTGATGATCTGCGCCGGAGCCTCCGGAGCTTCCTCCTGCATG gGCGACTCTGGCGGCCCCCTGGTCTGCCAGAAGGCCGGCGCCTGGACTCTGGTGGGCATCGTGTCCTGGGGCAGCGGAACCTGCACTCCCAGCATGCCCGGCGTGTACGCCCGCGTCACCGAGCTGCGCGCCTGGATGGACCAGACCATCGCCTCCAACTGA
- the LOC115356768 gene encoding chymotrypsin B-like codes for MAFLWVVSCLAFVSAAYGCGTPAIPPQVSGYARIVNGEEAVPHSWPWQVSLQQSNGFHFCGGSLINENWVVTAAHCNVRTYHRVILGEHDKGSGSNSEDIQVLKPAKVFTHPRWNPRTINNDISLIKLATPARLGTTVSPVCLAETSDVFAPGMTCVTTGWGLTRYNAPMTPNKLQQAALPLLSNEECKKFWGSNISDVMICAGGDGATSCMGDSGGPLVCEKNNAWTLVGIVSWGSSRCSISTPAVYARVTELRAWVDQTLAAN; via the exons ATGGCTTTCCTCTGGGTCGTCTCCTGCCTCGCCTTCGTCAGCGCCGCCTACG GCTGCGGTACTCCCGCCATCCCCCCCCAGGTGTCCGGCTATGCCCGCATCGTCAACGGTGAGGAGGCGGTGCCTCACTCCTGGCCCTGGCAGGTCTCCCTCCAG CAATCCAACGGCTTCCACTTCTGCGGAGGTTCTCTGATCAACGAGAACTGGGTCGTTACTGCCGCCCACTGCAACGTCAG GACTTACCACCGTGTGATTCTGGGAGAGCATGACAAGGGCTCCGGCTCCAACAGCGAGGACATCCAGGTCCTGAAGCCCGCCAAG GTGTTCACCCACCCCAGGTGGAACCCTCGCACCATCAACAATGACATCAGCCTCATCAAGCTGGCCACGCCCGCCCGCCTGGGCACCACCGTCTCCCCCGTCTGCCTGGCCGAGACCTCCGACGTCTTCGCCCCCGGCATGACCTGCGTGACCACCGGCTGGGGCCTGACCCGCTACAACG ctccCATGACCCCCAACAAGCTGCAGCAGGCCGCCCTGCCCCTCCTGTCCAACGAGGAGTGCAAGAAGTTCTGGGGCAGCAACATCTCTGATGTCATGATCTGTGCCGGAGGAGACGGAGCCACTTCCTGcatg GGCGACTCTGGCGGCCCCCTGGTCTGTGAGAAGAACAACGCCTGGACTCTGGTGGGCATCGTGTCCTGGGGAAGCAGCCGCTGCTCCATCTCCACGCCCGCCGTGTACGCCCGTGTCACCGAGCTGCGCGCCTGGGTGGACCAGACCCTCGCCGCCAACTAA